The following proteins are co-located in the Streptomyces bottropensis ATCC 25435 genome:
- a CDS encoding sporulation-delaying protein SdpB family protein has protein sequence MPEAAERFDPRTNVYGLMRTLIAVGMFATLFLTPAAALFHPVIGMKDAPYCDGLSAISGFCVGGDSLSPEIRRYLLAAVLVPVMIGWRPRFWVIPHWWVAFSIATSLSLPDGGDSVALVLTLSIVPFGLVDDRRWHWSTKGGSKQLGGSAAAFCYVTHWAIRIQVAGIYFQSSVAKFGVTEWADGTALAYWLNDPFFGLLPFWKPAMQPLLENAYTVAALTWGVLVMELALAFSLFWKAEVRRKTFWLGIALHAGIALFMGLFSFAFTMFGALVIAYQVPTTNLALPRFAARRVRRVRRARREARDDDTCDASVRDASLVPG, from the coding sequence GTGCCCGAAGCCGCCGAACGGTTCGACCCGCGCACCAATGTGTACGGGCTGATGCGCACTCTCATCGCCGTGGGCATGTTCGCCACCCTGTTCCTCACCCCGGCCGCGGCCTTGTTCCACCCCGTCATCGGCATGAAGGACGCCCCGTACTGCGACGGGCTGTCCGCGATCTCGGGATTCTGTGTCGGTGGGGACTCGCTGAGTCCAGAGATCCGCCGGTATCTGCTGGCAGCCGTTCTGGTCCCCGTGATGATCGGCTGGCGGCCGAGGTTCTGGGTGATACCGCACTGGTGGGTCGCGTTCAGTATCGCTACCTCGCTCAGTCTGCCCGACGGCGGAGACTCGGTGGCCCTGGTCCTTACGCTGTCCATTGTTCCCTTCGGGCTGGTGGACGACAGAAGGTGGCACTGGAGCACCAAGGGCGGCTCGAAACAACTCGGCGGTTCCGCCGCCGCCTTCTGCTACGTCACTCATTGGGCCATCCGGATCCAGGTGGCCGGAATCTATTTCCAGTCGTCCGTGGCGAAGTTCGGCGTGACGGAGTGGGCCGACGGAACCGCGCTCGCCTACTGGCTCAACGATCCGTTCTTCGGTCTCCTGCCGTTCTGGAAGCCCGCCATGCAGCCCCTGCTGGAGAACGCCTACACGGTCGCCGCCCTCACCTGGGGAGTCCTCGTCATGGAACTCGCCCTGGCGTTCTCGCTCTTCTGGAAGGCCGAGGTGCGGCGCAAGACGTTCTGGCTGGGGATCGCCCTCCACGCGGGGATAGCGCTCTTCATGGGCCTCTTCAGCTTCGCGTTCACCATGTTCGGCGCCCTGGTCATCGCCTACCAGGTTCCGACCACGAACCTCGCCCTTCCCCGGTTCGCGGCGCGACGAGTGCGACGCGTGCGAAGAGCGCGGCGCGAGGCTCGTGACGACGACACGTGCGACGCATCGGTACGGGACGCGTCCCTCGTTCCGGGCTGA
- a CDS encoding BTAD domain-containing putative transcriptional regulator, producing the protein MPEQLGAWLRGRRAQLGLSQPQLAELAGVSTRTIRDIERGRARSPHSPSVLRLMEVLGPGNAPEPGDERRLRLDVLGPLLLQVAGRPAEPGAAKQSALLALLGLHPGIAVSQDEIVDTLWDGRPPASSLNMVHTYVARLRRLLTSATGPGDPPGGVLRRTRTGYVLDLDEQDSDAARFTVLASHALPSLADDGGEPDDRAEAYAQAEAALRLWRGPVLQGMAPGLREHPSAVGLTRLRLSLVQAYADSALAAGTTENAVHELRRTADLEPLHEGVHARLLLALAASGEQAAALSLYTALRDRLDDQLGVRPGPELTDAHLRVLRMDVPRAATSRPPAEAPAPAAPPIAPALLPYDAAFFTGRDDHLARLDALLPVPGEGPAGGSGVCALTGAGGAGKTALAVHWAHRVRDRFPDGQLFVDLRGHSPEGPVRPVEALGRFLLALGVAAEVIPGTLETAADLYRTLAAERRMLVVLDNAVDAEQVRPLLPGGPGCLVLVTSRDRLAGLAARDGARRVGVDVLSPDESRLLLHRTLGAARVDADPRAADDLAHACGHLPLALRIAAANLDHTPWRTLEEQAAELREGDRLTALSVTGDAATAVRSAFDLSYHALDAPARRMFRLLALVPGPETGLDAAAAVAGLAPAQAAGLLERLAAAHLLREHRAGRYRRHDLVALYAAERLRLEETAEDRNAASDALYTWLLNATGRCAQLLYPGQDPLPPTGTSGPDGCTHGDGEGGAGRGNTVPPPRIPDAAAAIRWLDDELPNLAAAVQQAAAECHPASWRLAYTLTGHSWTRKTAVDWAALGRAALDAAHAADEPVAQAAMHNLLGAADLHKSLPYAAISHFEQTLALADAGGWLEGTAVALTNLASVNWLVGRLTRGAEYLERATEIDRRNGMPDGHPVVLLTLGITLRDLGRLTESLDRLRRAERAPRNLDSQHNRILTHANLGRTLYLLGDPARAAHHLRTALKMVRESGEQGSEAYVLRFQSSVHRDTGDLTTALDMATTATRLFDQDGEEHYRADARIALGSVLLVLGRPGEADVVYREALKLAEERGADELRARALLGLAAVTHPPDREQISRALDIARGTEHLMVQGEALTALARAELLHGEAATAAARAHEALAVHRGTGWRRALAESLDILGRAVAATGEEDPAPYRKEAQDIFRALGMTSHQDSSLS; encoded by the coding sequence ATGCCTGAGCAGTTGGGGGCCTGGCTCCGTGGCCGTCGGGCGCAGCTGGGGCTGAGTCAGCCGCAGCTCGCCGAACTCGCCGGCGTCAGCACCCGCACCATCCGGGATATCGAGCGGGGCCGGGCGCGGTCACCGCACAGCCCGTCGGTGCTCAGGCTCATGGAGGTACTGGGACCGGGCAACGCTCCGGAACCCGGCGACGAACGGCGGCTCCGGCTCGACGTCCTCGGTCCCCTCCTGCTCCAGGTGGCGGGCCGGCCCGCCGAACCCGGCGCGGCGAAACAGAGCGCTCTGTTGGCCCTGCTCGGTCTGCACCCGGGCATCGCCGTGTCGCAGGACGAGATCGTCGACACCCTGTGGGACGGCCGCCCCCCGGCCAGCTCCCTGAACATGGTCCACACCTATGTGGCCCGGCTGCGTCGGCTGCTCACCTCGGCGACAGGCCCGGGGGACCCGCCTGGCGGCGTACTGCGCCGGACCCGGACCGGCTACGTACTGGACCTGGACGAACAGGACTCGGACGCGGCGCGGTTCACCGTCCTGGCCTCGCACGCCCTGCCCTCCCTCGCCGACGACGGGGGAGAGCCCGACGACCGGGCCGAGGCGTACGCGCAGGCCGAGGCGGCCCTGCGGCTATGGCGCGGTCCCGTCCTCCAGGGCATGGCGCCGGGGTTGCGTGAGCACCCCTCCGCCGTCGGCCTGACCCGGCTGCGCCTGTCCCTGGTCCAGGCGTACGCGGACAGTGCCCTCGCCGCGGGCACCACGGAGAATGCCGTCCACGAACTGCGCCGGACCGCCGACCTGGAGCCACTGCACGAAGGGGTCCACGCCCGGCTGCTGCTGGCGCTCGCGGCCTCGGGCGAGCAGGCCGCCGCCCTGAGCCTGTACACGGCGTTGCGCGACCGTCTGGACGACCAGCTCGGCGTCCGCCCGGGTCCGGAGCTGACCGACGCCCATCTGCGGGTCCTGCGCATGGACGTACCGCGCGCCGCCACCTCCCGGCCGCCGGCCGAGGCACCGGCCCCCGCCGCCCCGCCGATCGCTCCCGCCCTGCTGCCCTACGACGCCGCGTTCTTCACCGGACGCGACGATCACCTGGCCCGGCTGGACGCCCTGCTGCCCGTCCCCGGGGAGGGGCCCGCCGGTGGGAGCGGGGTCTGTGCCCTGACCGGTGCCGGGGGAGCGGGCAAGACCGCCCTGGCCGTGCACTGGGCGCACCGGGTGCGTGACCGCTTCCCCGACGGCCAGCTCTTCGTGGACCTGCGCGGCCATTCGCCGGAGGGCCCGGTACGCCCCGTGGAGGCGCTGGGCCGGTTCCTGCTGGCGCTGGGGGTGGCAGCGGAAGTCATCCCTGGGACGCTGGAGACCGCCGCCGACCTGTACCGGACGCTGGCCGCCGAGCGGCGGATGCTGGTCGTCCTCGACAACGCCGTGGACGCGGAGCAGGTGCGGCCGCTGCTGCCCGGCGGGCCCGGCTGTCTGGTGCTGGTCACCAGCCGCGACCGGCTGGCCGGGCTGGCCGCCCGCGACGGTGCCCGGCGGGTCGGTGTGGACGTGCTCAGCCCCGACGAATCCCGGCTCCTGCTGCATCGCACCCTCGGGGCGGCACGCGTCGACGCCGACCCGCGGGCGGCGGACGACCTCGCCCACGCCTGCGGACACCTGCCCCTGGCCCTGCGGATCGCCGCGGCAAACCTCGACCACACCCCCTGGCGCACGCTGGAGGAGCAGGCCGCCGAACTGCGCGAGGGCGACCGGCTGACCGCCCTGTCCGTCACCGGCGACGCCGCCACCGCCGTACGGAGCGCCTTCGACCTGTCGTACCACGCCCTGGACGCCCCGGCCCGGCGGATGTTCCGGCTGCTGGCCCTGGTGCCCGGCCCGGAGACCGGTCTGGACGCCGCCGCGGCCGTGGCGGGCCTCGCCCCCGCTCAGGCCGCCGGGCTGCTGGAACGGCTCGCCGCCGCCCACCTGCTGCGGGAACACCGGGCCGGCCGGTACCGCCGCCATGACCTGGTGGCGCTGTACGCGGCCGAGCGGCTGCGCCTGGAGGAGACCGCCGAGGATCGCAACGCGGCCTCCGACGCCCTGTACACCTGGCTGCTGAACGCCACGGGCCGCTGCGCCCAACTGCTGTACCCCGGCCAGGACCCCCTGCCCCCCACCGGCACCAGCGGCCCGGACGGCTGCACTCACGGCGACGGTGAGGGCGGCGCCGGCCGAGGCAACACCGTGCCCCCGCCTCGCATCCCCGACGCCGCCGCGGCGATCCGCTGGCTGGACGACGAACTGCCCAACCTCGCCGCGGCCGTCCAACAGGCCGCCGCCGAGTGCCACCCCGCCTCCTGGCGGCTCGCTTACACCCTCACCGGCCACTCCTGGACCCGCAAGACCGCTGTGGACTGGGCGGCCCTCGGGCGGGCCGCCCTGGACGCCGCCCATGCCGCCGACGAGCCCGTGGCCCAGGCCGCCATGCACAACCTGCTCGGCGCCGCGGACCTCCACAAGAGCCTCCCCTATGCGGCGATCTCTCACTTCGAGCAGACGCTCGCCCTCGCCGACGCAGGCGGCTGGCTGGAGGGCACGGCTGTGGCGCTCACCAACCTCGCCAGTGTGAACTGGCTCGTCGGCCGGCTGACACGCGGCGCGGAGTACCTGGAACGGGCCACGGAGATCGACCGACGCAACGGCATGCCGGACGGCCACCCGGTCGTCCTGCTCACGCTCGGGATCACGCTGCGCGACCTGGGCCGCCTGACCGAGTCACTGGACCGTCTGCGGCGGGCCGAGCGTGCACCGCGCAACCTCGACTCCCAGCACAACCGGATCCTGACCCACGCCAATCTGGGACGGACCCTGTACCTCCTCGGGGATCCCGCGCGGGCGGCGCACCACCTGAGGACCGCCCTGAAGATGGTCCGGGAGAGCGGCGAACAGGGCAGCGAGGCGTACGTGCTGCGGTTCCAGTCCTCCGTCCACCGCGACACCGGTGACCTCACCACCGCCCTGGACATGGCGACGACCGCCACCCGTCTCTTCGACCAGGACGGCGAGGAGCACTACCGCGCGGACGCCCGCATCGCCCTCGGCAGCGTCCTGCTCGTCCTCGGCCGCCCTGGCGAGGCGGATGTCGTCTACCGGGAAGCGCTCAAGCTGGCCGAGGAACGCGGCGCGGACGAACTGCGGGCACGTGCCCTGCTCGGCCTGGCCGCCGTGACCCACCCGCCAGACCGGGAGCAGATCTCCCGCGCCCTGGACATCGCCCGGGGCACGGAACACCTGATGGTGCAGGGCGAGGCCCTCACCGCCCTGGCCCGTGCCGAACTGCTGCACGGCGAAGCGGCCACCGCCGCCGCCCGCGCCCACGAGGCCCTCGCGGTGCACCGCGGAACCGGCTGGCGCAGGGCCCTGGCCGAGAGCCTCGACATCCTTGGCCGCGCCGTCGCCGCGACCGGCGAGGAGGACCCGGCCCCGTATCGGAAGGAGGCCCAGGACATCTTCCGCGCCCTGGGCATGACATCTCATCAGGACTCAAGTCTGTCGTGA
- a CDS encoding IS5 family transposase: MYLSCAGPGEAKIARPGQQERYGREIPHGRRGARVVDSTGRRSSPPAPQSTANCSSGRPSTRINTASSGSPPCTWSSGWRRWSGGECLGRSRGGFTTKLHLAADGRCRPLALVPTPGHYGDGPQLERVLDHVSVPRTGVGRPRTRPDHVLADKAYTSRKKRRYLRRRGISHTIPERLDQQRHRRNRGSRGGRPTGFDNERYKKRNTVERAVNRLKGFRAVATRYEKRAHIYLGTVTLAALMIWLRT, from the coding sequence ATGTACCTCTCCTGTGCCGGACCGGGCGAGGCGAAGATAGCCAGACCTGGCCAACAAGAGAGGTACGGCAGAGAAATTCCCCACGGACGCCGTGGGGCGCGTGTGGTGGATTCGACCGGTCGTCGCTCCAGCCCGCCCGCCCCGCAGAGCACCGCGAACTGCTCCAGCGGCCGTCCCAGCACCCGCATCAACACGGCCAGCTCCGGCTCCCCGCCGTGTACCTGGTCGTCCGGCTGGAGGAGGTGGTCAGGCGGCGAGTGCCTGGGACGCTCCCGCGGAGGATTTACCACCAAGCTCCATCTCGCCGCCGACGGACGATGCCGCCCCCTCGCCCTCGTCCCGACGCCAGGACACTACGGTGACGGCCCTCAACTCGAGCGTGTCCTGGACCATGTTTCCGTGCCCCGCACCGGAGTCGGACGCCCTCGCACCAGGCCGGACCATGTGCTGGCGGACAAGGCCTACACGTCGCGAAAGAAACGCCGTTACCTGCGACGGCGCGGCATTTCCCACACCATTCCCGAACGCCTCGACCAGCAAAGACACCGGCGCAACCGCGGTTCCCGCGGCGGCAGGCCCACCGGCTTCGACAACGAGCGCTACAAGAAACGCAACACCGTCGAGCGAGCCGTCAACCGGCTGAAGGGCTTCCGGGCCGTCGCCACACGCTACGAGAAACGCGCCCACATCTACCTCGGCACCGTCACCCTCGCAGCCCTCATGATCTGGCTCCGCACATGA
- a CDS encoding serine/threonine protein phosphatase, translating to MAASVAGAALYLDSDPGGRRRPGRRERIRDPVLLPLPVPEGFQLVTDETLGVSFPVPYGWKAGKRTAQPVTYTEETGLSELTIGVVGPAGSHPLAHFEDIEANTKTHYPGSHRRLWMQQTTFRGQPAAVWEFTFRGRARVFRAIDLGYSREGEREYDIYLSAPDFDGDAYRPTFDKVRDGFSADVS from the coding sequence GTGGCCGCCTCGGTCGCCGGCGCCGCGCTCTACCTCGATTCGGACCCCGGGGGACGCCGCCGCCCAGGGCGGCGCGAACGCATCCGCGACCCCGTCCTACTCCCGCTCCCCGTCCCCGAGGGCTTCCAACTGGTCACGGACGAGACCCTCGGCGTCTCTTTTCCCGTCCCCTACGGCTGGAAGGCCGGCAAACGGACGGCCCAGCCGGTCACTTACACCGAGGAGACAGGTCTGTCCGAACTCACGATCGGTGTCGTGGGCCCCGCCGGCTCACACCCCCTGGCCCACTTCGAGGACATCGAGGCGAACACCAAGACCCACTACCCCGGCTCGCACCGGAGGCTGTGGATGCAGCAGACCACCTTCCGTGGGCAGCCGGCGGCCGTCTGGGAGTTCACCTTCCGGGGCCGGGCCCGCGTCTTCCGTGCCATCGACCTCGGATACAGCCGCGAGGGCGAACGCGAGTACGACATCTACCTCTCGGCCCCGGACTTCGACGGGGACGCCTACCGTCCCACCTTCGACAAGGTCAGGGACGGCTTCAGCGCAGACGTCTCCTGA